The DNA window ttgtttttgtatttccTTCCTTAAAGGCGGTGTATCACGATTACCGATTGGCGCCGAACCTAAAGCGAAAGCGTGGAGTTTGGCTAGTCCATTGCGGAACTCAGTGTAGTTCTGCTCATCAGttcctaagttttttttttctttgcttcctttttttttcagcacccttattcattggttttaacTGAATAAGCTGGTGAGGTGGTATCATTGATCTTCAACCGCTCGTATttggatgcggcacgtgcagaAAGGGGACATGTTCCCACTGAAATCGTCTTTAAAAGAAGGcgtcttctactttttttacaacaattaggGAACCACGCTGGGTTCCACAATCtgcccgaactctacgttttcgttGTGGGTTCCGCACCGCGTCAAAATCGttatacgctgcctttaggaAGCCGTTACAGTTTGAACGAAGTTCTCGATAAACTCGAATAAATTAAGTTCAGATGTCAATAACGGACATGGTGCGTCGTCTCTGGGAATCTCGTGAGGTTTGCAACGCCATCGAAGACTACGATAAAGagctttttggaaaaattgcgAACTGTATTTTTCGTTAATCTCAATGAATGCAATAAAACATATCACTATGGGTTTTACCGCACGGttgattgtagaaaaaaaaatgtgacgcCTACCGAGCGAAAATTGCTACGTAAAACTAAGCATCACACACTGTTTCTGTTCGAACACGAGATGTGGACCTAGATTTTACTAAGAATTTCTGTAAAGACAATTCAGATCAGTTTTCTGCGAAGACGTTTAGATCCACTTTCAACACCAGCCTGGCGACTCAGTCATGACTTAATGAAAATAACCAAGCTGATCACGGATGCGTTCTAAGCatggtggagatagcggttcgAATCGAAGTAGAaacatcgcgaactacagcgttGAATGGTGTCGCAGGGGTCGAGTgcgaccgcttacgcagccgcaccgtgtttcatgtcgtttttactctACTAAATTTACTAGAGGGACGGGTGTCGGCAAGACGTCTGCTGCGGCCAGGTactcgatggttcgaaaccgccgtagTGTCAACCAGGACGTTCACCCTTCCGGAGTTgagaaattggtaccagacttgtctgggaggataagaaacACTGgattgatcatcggctgagccctgcaagtcattgcagAGGCCAACACGCAATCggaaacctcaacgattacaaataggtgcaaaacgcgttggcgcatcccaagtggattgatacgccagtgaatTTATCCTTCACTTTTATTATGACAGCGGACTAGAATTTTTCCACTGTTTTGAGATTTCCTTCGATAACGTCTTTTCCTTGCTAATCTTCTAATGTGCCTAGAATTTCCTCGTCATTCAGTGAAGTTACGTTCGTTCTTTCCCTGTTCTCGAACTTCTTTTCAGCTTGTTTTTCCCTAATGtatggttgggtcaaaacgacgtgaggaacggacagttgcgtaagcggctgcgctcgaagcgatggagtggagcgcagcggttaggatcgtgttAGGATCCTCGCAAATTGCCACCCATctttgcagttcgccatggtcgcacctcgattctaaccactGTCTCCTCttcactgcttcgagcgcagccgctttcgcaactatccgtgcttcatgtcaatttgacccgactatatcaaTGAAGATGCCCTTCTCATCTCGCGCAGTCCAATCACATCAGGTCTTGATTCTTCTTAGGTTACATGCACAAATGGTCATCGctgctcttaaaggcatcaccccacgaatctgaggtggtgcagatttcaggtggaatattcgtatacaggatgggagactacggagaggggggtgattccgtccatttcttcctaattgccgtaaaaaacggcccggaagatacggcttcattcgttttggcgcaccatttcgtacaagaggttcgattggagcgcgccagtcttgtgcggcgccgcatcttccgggccgttttttacggcaattggcaagaaatggacggaatcacctctctctccgtagtctcccatcccgtatgcgaatactccacctgaaatctgcaccacctcagattcgtgggatgatgcctttaacggtaATATAAGCTCAGATAGCCTTTCAACTTCGTATCAGATGCTATCTTCCGGGATTTAACGTCGCATCATGCCTACCGTGAAAACTGCATTGTAtttttatgtgctttttgcttttctttttgtgttgaATTTTTGACTGTATTTTCCCTAttgtattttatcttttttccattttttcttttaatttctctttccttttttttcttattgtattatattgaTCACTGTGATTCCCCCCTCCCCTCGAAGCAGAAACATGTACAAAGAAGACCATGAATCCTATTTTCCAAATACTGAAGTAGGCTTCGGTGAGCAGCTATGGTAAAGGAAGGGAAAGTAAAAGCGGAAAACAAAACTTCCCAATAAATAGTCTGTGAACAAATTAGCCCGATTCCATTGCATTCCCTTCAAAAATTGCTTTAGGCAATATCGCAATATCGCCTTAAACGCAGCTCTGGAGAAACTTTTCAACGTTGGGTCCTATCTACTAATGGTTGGGTTAGGTGTTTCGCACTCGGTAAGAAGTTTTGCTATTACTGCACGATACATGAGAGGTTCCATGCGCTTGTAAACCTCAAGCAAAGAAAGAAGCGAAAAGAACgtagtggcgcatcccaaataGAATGATAGTGTTAGTAGATAGTTTTGGGCACCTTTGAGTGTGAAAACTCCTTCTTAGGCTTCACCCCCACATGGAATTCTTTCTATAGGCCCCCAAATTGACACAATCAATGTCTCTGGGCACGTCTGAGTGGGCAACGTTGTTCTGAGTCTCCACCCTTGAACAGACATTCCTAACAGGACCCCAAATTGCCCCATTCAGCGTATTTGAGCACGTTTGAGCGCACAACGTTGTTTCTGGGCTCCACCCTTCAAAACGATTGGGTCCATAGGCCCCAGAAGTGCCCCATATGGCACCTTTGGCACGTTTGAGCGCACAACGTTGTTTCCGGGCTCCACCTTTGTACACAATTTGGTCCACAGGCTCCAAAATTGCCCCATTTGGCGCCTTTGGGCACGTTTGAGCGCACAACGTTGTTTCTGGGCTCCACCCTTCAACACGATTTGGCCCATAGGCCCCAGAAGTGCCCCATATGGCGCCTTTGGGCACGTTTGAGCGCACAACGTTGTTTCTGGGCTCCACCCTTGAACACGATTTGGTCCACATCCCCCCAAATTGCCCCATATGGCGCCTTTGGGCACGTTTGAGCGCACAACGTTGTTTTGTCGATCCTCCCTTGTACAGCATTTGCTCCCTAGGCCCCCAAATTACACCATTCTCCCAGACAAACCTGGTAGCGATTTATTTATCGACCtcgtagggatgaaaggctcggtgagcactatggcggattcgaacctctgttcgatcgtgcaggaagcagaacctctaaccgctgcgTATCGTGGTTTGAGCACCGTTTGCAGCGGTTAGACGTACAGGTACACCCGCGCctgtaaaatataaatactTGTAtccatttgcaaaaaaaaaaatgaaaacttcaaCTCTGTGTAGTTTACAGCGCTTTAGAAGTGGATTTATCAGAATTTGAACAGCAAAAAAGCTCATATTCTGTGTACCTTGTTAtgtctgggagatcgcgaataactttgtTATAAGAGGATCAAAAGGAATGTTTCAGGTggtttttgagagaagaagTTTTGCCCTTAGAAAATAGTCatatagctgttttttttccaccaccTAGTCCTCTTGGAATTTTGGATGtgacgaaatttaaaatttttgcagaagttgCAGTTTCCTTGGATAGCACATTTGCGGAGTTTCCTTGGATTGCTATCGTTCTACTACCCTACCTCCAGTAGTACATCGGTGCAACTTTGGCTGCTTTGCACACCTTTACTGGATTGCCAAAGAGAATTGAGCGTAATCACACTTGTGCTCATGAATTATACCGCTATCTCTCCTATCTGTTCTCTTAGTGATCCCAATATTACCAATTTTGATAATTCTTTATATTAAGTTTAGTTTTAGTGACGAATCCTCGATCGTTCGTGCTCTATTGCTGTAGTCTTTAACATCTGGGTCACAGAGATGCGTAATATGGTTCGGttgctaaaaacaaaaatagaacagctttcaaaaactattaaaatttattggaaaaagCCAAGtaatgtttctttgtttttgtatttccTTCCTTAAAGGCGGTGTATCACGATTACCGATTGGCGCCGAACCTAAAGCGAAAGCGTGGAGTTTGGCTAGTCCATTGCGGAACTCAGTGTAGTTCTGCTCATCAGttcctaagttttttttttctttgcttccttttttttcagcacccttattcattggttttaacTGAATAAGCTGGTGAGGTGGTATCATTGATCTTCAACCGCTCGTATttggatgcggcacgtgcagaAAGGGGACATGTTCCCACTGAAATCGTCTTTAAAAGAAGGcgtcttctactttttttacaacaattaggGAACCACGCTGGGTTCCACAATCtgcccgaactctacgttttcgttGTGGGTTCCGCACCGCGTCAAAATCGttatacgctgcctttaggaAGCCGTTACAGTTTGAACGAAGTTCTCGATAAACTCGAATAAATTAAGTTCAGATGTCAATAACGGACATGGTGCGTCGTCTCTGGGAATCTCGTGAGGTTTGCAACGCCATCGAAGACTACGATAAAGagctttttggaaaaattgcgAACTGTATTTTTCGTTAATCTCAATGAATGCAATAAAACATATCACTATGGGTTTTACCGCACGGttgattgtagaaaaaaaaatgtgacgcCTACCGAGCGAAAATTGCTACGTAAAACTAAGCATCACACACTGTTTCTGTTCGAACACGAGATGTGGACCTAGATTTTACTAAGAATTTCTGTAAAGACAATTCAGATCAGTTTTCTGCGAAGACGTTTAGATCCACTTTCAACACCAGCCTGGCGACTCAGTCATGACTTAATGAAAATAACCAAGCTGATCACGGATGCGTTCTAAGCatggtggagatagcggttcgAATCGAAGTAGAaacatcgcgaactacagcgttGAATGGTGTCGCAAGGGTTCCACGTAGATTCTAACCGGCAAGCTCGCCAATACCGCTTCGAGTgcgaccgcttacgcagccgcaccgtgtttcatgtcgtttttactctACCAAATTTACTAGAGGGACGGGTGTCGGCAAGACGTCTGCTGTGGCCAGGTactcgatggttcgaaaccgccgtagTGTCAACCAGGACGTTCACCCTTCCggagttgagaaatttgtaccagacttgtctgggaggataagaaacACTGgattgatcatcggctgagccctgcaagtcattgcagAGGCCAACACGCAATCggaaacctcaacgattacaaataggtgcaaaacgcgttggcgcatcccaagtggattgatacgccagtgaatTTATCCTTCACTTTTATTATGACAGCGGACTAGAATTTTTCCACTGTTTTGAGATTTCCTTCGATAACGTCTTTTCCTTGCTAATCTTCTAATTTGCCTAGAATTTCCTCGTCATTCAGTGAAGTTACGTTCGTTCTTTCCCTGTTCTCGAACTTCTTTTCAGCTTGTTTTTCCCTAATGtatggttgggtcaaaacgacgtgaggaacggacagttgcgtaagcggctgcgctcgaagcgatggagtggagcgcagcggttaggatcgtgttAGGATCCTCGCAAATTGCCACCCATctttgcagttcgccatggtcgcacctcgattctaaccactGTCTCCTCttcactgcttcgagcgcagccgctttcgcaactatccgtgcttcatgtcaatttgacccgactatatcaaTGAAGATGCCCTTCTCATCTCGCGCAGTCCAATCACATCAGGTCTTGATTCTTCTTAGGTTACATGCACAAATGGTCATCGctgctcttaaaggcatcaccccacgaatctgaggtggtgcagatttcaggtggaatattcgtatacaggatgggagactacggagaggggggtgattccgtccatttcttcctaattgccgtaaaaaacggcccggaagatacggcttcattcgttttggcgcaccatttcgtacaagaggttcgattggagcgcgccagtcttgtgcggcgccgcatcttccgggccgttttttacggcaattggcaagaaatggacggaatcacctctctctccgtagtctcccatcccgtatgcgaatactccacctgaaatctgcaccacctcagattcgtggggtgatgcctttaacggtaATATAAGCTCAGATAGCCTTTCAACTTGGTATCAGATGCTATCTTCCGAGATTTAACGTCGCATCATGCCTACCGTTAAAACTGCATTGTAtttttatgtgctttttgcttttctttttgtgttgaATTTTTGACTGTATTTTCCTTAttgtattttatcttttttccattttttctttcaatttctctttccttttttttcttattgtattatattcaTCACTGTGATTCCCCCCTCCCCTGGAAGCAGGAAGCATGTGCAAAGAAGATCATGAATCCTATTTTCCAAATACTGAAGTAGGCTTCGGTGAGCAGCTATGGTAAAGGAAGGGAAAGTAAAAGCGGAAAACAAAACTTCCCAATAAATAGTCTGTGAACAAATTAGCCCGATTCCATTGCATTCCCTTCAAAAATTGCTTTAGGCAATATCGCAATATCGCCTTAAACGCAGCTCTGGAGAAACTTTTCAACGTTGGGTCCTATCTACTAATGGTTGGGTTAGGTGTTTCGCACTCGGTAAGAAGTTTCGCTATTACTGCACGATACATGAGAGGTTCCATGCGCTTGTAAACCTCAAGCAAAGAAAGAAGCGAAAAGAACgtagtggcgcatcccaaataGAATGATAGTGTTAGTAGATAGTTTTGGGCACCTTTGAGTGCGAAAACTCCTTCTTAGGCTTCACCCCCACATGGAATTCTTTCCATAGGCCCCCAAATTGACACAATCAATGTCTCTGGGCACGTCTGAGTGGGCAACGTTGTTCTGAGTCTCCACCCTTGAACAGACATTCCTAACAGGACCCCAAAATGCCGCATTAGATTTGAGCACGTTTGAGCGCACAACGTTGTTTCTGGGCTCCACCCTTCAAAACGATTGGGTCCATAGGCCCCAGAAGTGCCCCATATGGCACCTTTGGCACGTTTGAGCGCACAACGTTGTTTCAGGGCTCCACCCTTCAACACGATTTGGCCCATAGGCCCCAGAAGTGCCCCATATGGCGCCTTTGGGCACGTTTGAGCGCACAACGTTGTTTCTGGGCTCCACCCTTCAACACGATTTGGCCCATAGGCCCCAGAAGTGCCCCATATGGCGCCTTTGGGCACGTTTGAGCGCACAACTTTGTTTTGTGGctccacccttgtacacgatTTGGTCCAAAGGCTCCCAAATTGCCCCATATGGCGCCTTTGGGCACGTTTGAGCGCACAACGTTGTTTTGTCGATCCTCCCTTGTACAGCATTTGCTCCCTAGGCCCCCAAATTACACCATTCTCCCAGACAAACCTGGTAGCGATTTATTTATCGACCtcgtagggatgaaaggctcggtgagcactatggcggattcgaacctctgttcgatcgtgcaggaagcggaacctctaaccgctgcgTATCGTGGTTTGAGCACTGTTTGCAGCGGTTAGACGTACAGGTACACCCGCCCctgtaaaatataaatactTGTATccacttgcaaaaaaaaaaatgaaaacttcaaCTCTGTGTAGTTTACAGCGCTTTAGAAGTGGATTTATCAGAATTTGAACAGCAAAAAAGCTCATATTCTGTGTACCTTGTTAtgtctgggagatcgcgaataactttgtTATAAGAGGATCAAAAGGAATGTTTCAGGTggtttttgagagaagaagTTTTGCCCTTAGAAAATagtcatatcgctgtttttttccacCGCCTAatccttttggaattttggatgtgacgaaatttaaaattttccgacATTTTTAATTTGTCCCATCtcaattttgagagaaccaggcGGTtcgagaaagagaaatttgccACAGAAGGGTTTTCTTAGCCCCTCTATCCGAATATATGGGTGATTTTCCAAATAGCGTTCCATTTTCCTGGAATGGAAGAACTCGCCAGAAATCCCAATTTCTGCTAGCGAGCCAAGAAGTGTGTGATCCTGAATAAAACTCAATAACTCGAAGTAACTTAGAGCTAAGCAAATCATCTTCCAATCATAATCATAGTAGGGTAGCCGAGGATTTCCTCTATCAGATGGTCCAAGACTACgctgtttttcaaatttttgatgcaacaaaaatggtgaaaattctattttcccgtctttgtcccatcaaaattccaaaaagattaggaggtggaagaaaaacaatataacTGCTCTTTTAGGGCACTCAAAAACTACCTAAAGcatttcttttggtcctcctatcacgaagttattcacgatctcccagacctaacggtgtgcacagaatctgagcttttttggtcattaaattccaataa is part of the Necator americanus strain Aroian chromosome V, whole genome shotgun sequence genome and encodes:
- a CDS encoding hypothetical protein (NECATOR_CHRV.G17687.T1), producing MLYKGGSTKQRCALKRAQRRHMGQFGGMWTKSCSRVEPRNNVVRSNVPKGAIWGTSGAYGPNRVEGWSPETTLCAQTCPKAPNGAILEPVDQIVYKGGARKQRCALKRAKGAIWGTSGAYGPNRFEGWSPETTLCAQTCSNTLNGAIWGPVRNVCSRVETQNNVAHSDVPRDIDCVNLGAYRKNSMWG
- a CDS encoding hypothetical protein (NECATOR_CHRV.G17688.T1), whose amino-acid sequence is MLYKGGSTKQRCALKRAQRRHMGQFGSLWTKSCTRVEPQNKVVRSNVPKGAIWGTSGAYGPNRVEGWSPETTLCAQTCPKAPYGALLGPMGQIVLKGGALKQRCALKRAKGAIWGTSGAYGPNRFEGWSPETTLCAQTCSNLMRHFGVLLGMSVQGWRLRTTLPTQTCPETLIVSIWGPMERIPCGGEA